In Paractinoplanes brasiliensis, the following proteins share a genomic window:
- a CDS encoding N-acetylglutaminylglutamine amidotransferase produces MCGIAGELRYDGQLADSEAVRRMLPCLESRGPDGEGLWARGPVALGHRRLKIIDLSEAGQQPMTDEQLGLSLVFNGCIYNYKQLREELRGHGYTFFSTSDTEVILKAYHRWGADCVQRFLGMFAFVIVEHGTGTVMLARDRLGIKPLYLAETPGRLRFASTLPALLDAGDVDTSIDKVALQHYMTFHSVVPAPRTILTGVRKLPPATVRIIRTDGTSTERTYWEASHTRRPDIPDAEWPALIHEKLALAVERRMVADVPVGVLLSGGIDSSYIVALLAEQGQRGLTTFSIGFEAGGGEQGDEFAYSDIVAKQFDTTHRQIRIGRDRFLPAVDRTVAAMSEPMVSHDCIAFNLLSEDVSKSVKVVQSGQGADEILAGYSWYPPLEHVPLAEAVDAYAKEFFDRPHSRLAQQLNPEWLVEADVSREFVAASFGRPGAETAVDAALRLDSQVMLVDDPVKRVDNMTMAWGLEARVPFLDHELVELAAACPPALKLAHGGKGVLKEAARGVVPDEVIDRTKGYFPVPGIRHLEGAMLDKVRDALGAQAARDRGLFRQEYVEALLADPNTPRTTLGANQLWQLALLEMWLQDKGI; encoded by the coding sequence ATGTGCGGAATCGCGGGCGAACTGCGGTACGACGGACAGCTGGCGGATTCCGAAGCCGTGCGCCGGATGTTGCCGTGCCTCGAGTCGCGCGGTCCGGACGGTGAGGGCCTCTGGGCGCGGGGCCCGGTTGCGCTCGGCCACCGGCGCCTCAAGATCATCGACTTGTCGGAGGCCGGCCAGCAGCCGATGACCGACGAGCAGCTGGGCCTCTCCCTGGTGTTCAACGGCTGCATCTACAACTACAAGCAGCTGCGCGAGGAGTTGCGGGGGCACGGCTACACGTTCTTCTCCACCTCCGACACCGAGGTCATCCTGAAGGCGTACCACCGCTGGGGCGCCGACTGCGTGCAGCGCTTCCTCGGCATGTTCGCGTTCGTGATCGTCGAGCACGGCACCGGCACGGTCATGCTGGCCCGGGACCGCCTCGGCATCAAGCCGCTCTATCTGGCCGAGACGCCGGGCCGCCTGCGCTTCGCCTCGACGCTGCCCGCGCTGCTGGACGCCGGGGACGTCGACACGTCGATCGACAAGGTCGCGCTGCAGCACTACATGACGTTCCACTCCGTCGTGCCCGCCCCGCGGACGATCCTGACCGGCGTCCGGAAACTGCCGCCGGCGACCGTACGGATCATCCGCACCGACGGCACGTCGACCGAGCGTACGTACTGGGAGGCGTCGCACACCCGCCGGCCCGACATCCCGGACGCCGAGTGGCCCGCGCTGATCCACGAGAAGCTCGCGCTCGCGGTCGAGCGGCGCATGGTGGCCGACGTGCCGGTGGGCGTGCTGCTCTCGGGCGGCATCGACTCCAGCTACATCGTGGCGTTGCTGGCCGAGCAGGGGCAGCGCGGGCTCACCACGTTCAGCATCGGGTTCGAAGCGGGCGGCGGGGAACAGGGCGACGAGTTCGCCTATTCGGACATCGTGGCCAAACAGTTCGACACCACGCACCGCCAGATCCGGATCGGCCGGGACAGGTTCCTCCCGGCCGTCGACCGTACGGTGGCGGCGATGAGCGAGCCGATGGTGTCGCACGACTGCATCGCGTTCAACCTTCTCAGCGAGGACGTGTCCAAGTCGGTCAAGGTCGTACAATCGGGGCAGGGCGCGGACGAGATCCTGGCCGGCTACAGCTGGTACCCGCCACTCGAGCACGTGCCCCTTGCCGAGGCCGTGGACGCGTACGCGAAGGAGTTCTTCGACCGCCCGCACAGCCGCCTGGCCCAGCAGCTCAACCCCGAGTGGCTGGTCGAGGCGGACGTGAGCCGGGAATTCGTCGCCGCGAGCTTCGGCCGGCCCGGCGCCGAGACCGCTGTGGACGCGGCATTGCGGCTCGACTCCCAGGTCATGCTGGTCGACGATCCGGTCAAGCGGGTCGACAACATGACTATGGCGTGGGGCCTCGAGGCTCGCGTACCGTTCCTCGATCACGAGTTGGTGGAACTGGCCGCGGCCTGCCCGCCGGCTCTGAAACTGGCGCACGGGGGCAAGGGGGTTCTCAAGGAGGCGGCCCGCGGGGTCGTGCCCGATGAGGTGATCGATCGCACCAAGGGTTACTTCCCGGTTCCGGGTATCCGGCATCTGGAAGGGGCCATGCTCGACAAGGTCCGCGACGCGCTCGGCGCTCAGGCCGCGCGAGACCGCGGGTTGTTCCGGCAGGAGTACGTCGAGGCCCTGCTGGCCGACCCGAACACGCCGCGCACCACGCTCGGCGCCAATCAGCTGTGGCAGCTCGCCCTGCTGGAGATGTGGTTGCAGGACAAGGGAATCTAG